Proteins co-encoded in one Cupriavidus taiwanensis genomic window:
- a CDS encoding cold-shock protein, which yields METGTVKWFNDAKGFGFITPDEGGNDLFAHFSAIEGSGFKSLKEGQKVRYVKAMGQKGEQATKIQAL from the coding sequence ATGGAAACCGGTACCGTTAAGTGGTTCAACGACGCCAAGGGCTTCGGCTTCATCACGCCGGACGAAGGCGGCAATGATCTGTTCGCGCATTTCTCCGCCATCGAAGGCTCGGGCTTCAAGTCGTTGAAGGAAGGCCAGAAGGTGCGCTACGTCAAGGCCATGGGCCAGAAGGGCGAACAAGCCACCAAGATCCAGGCCCTCTGA